Proteins encoded within one genomic window of Patescibacteria group bacterium:
- the rpsL gene encoding 30S ribosomal protein S12 yields the protein MPTINQLVRKGRTKTTTKSKFPALQFTMDTLHRKRTELKRGASFKRGVCLKVTTTTPKKPNSALRKIARVRLSNGSEVTAYIPGIGHNLQEHSIVLLKGGKTKDLGGVRYKVVRGVYDAQGVANRKQSRSSYGAKREKK from the coding sequence ATGCCAACAATTAATCAATTAGTTCGAAAAGGAAGAACCAAAACTACAACTAAGAGCAAATTTCCAGCTTTGCAATTTACCATGGATACTCTTCATCGTAAAAGAACTGAGTTGAAAAGAGGCGCATCTTTTAAAAGAGGTGTATGTTTGAAGGTTACAACAACAACTCCAAAGAAACCAAACTCCGCTTTACGTAAAATCGCTAGAGTTAGACTTTCTAACGGTTCAGAAGTAACAGCTTATATTCCTGGTATCGGACACAATTTACAAGAACACTCAATCGTATTACTAAAAGGTGGTAAGACAAAAGATTTGGGTGGTGTTCGTTACAAGGTAGTGCGTGGTGTTTACGATGCTCAAGGCGTTGCAAATAGAAAGCAATCCAGATCATCTTACGGCGCTAAGCGAGAAAAGAAATAA
- a CDS encoding UvrD-helicase domain-containing protein: MNFNKNQQEIIDNINGAYLISAPVGTGKTTVLTERIIKALDSGVKPEEVLCLTFTNRAAEEMRARIKKRIGEKGVFEQLFIGTFHAFCVYFIKAEAKQIGVGADFVILDEDEQFEIFKNILDKKENVMLLGKNEKRETLDLIERIYKRRLARLEIMIGCQVPAVEEDRNLDELEQMYIQELENQNAFDFNELVLLTLRSLYFDIRLKNKWAQKFKLIQLDEFQDTHLSEYLVIKELAKQHKNVALIGDLDQTIYSWRGSEPFFIASLFKSHFAPVTEMHLEMNYRFDQNILAAIKSFLTSMEGRTTKNIESDRLDDGEKKCIKVFGGYNLAEEAGWVIDRIKNIREEDEGASVAVLARSNFVINKLADVFTEKKMAHMTVDKYDFFRRQEVKDVFAYLKILFNKYDLESAYRIVTRPARNIGEVTLKKIREEGGASGLRVSDFLDFKNFNYPEPFSNLINKWEKGRLIVLDTETTGINPLRDEVIQIYATEVVDGKLGKDFEFLLKNTKPVGLSGEVHGFTDEYLAEKGRDPKEVLQELKDFIGNDITIGHNVNFDLSMLLENGKRHDVLFEFKEYYDTLDLARRLVESENYKLGTLVKKFGLSQATHDAKDDVLATVGLLEVLVGKLMVSRTERATLFAKFSGKFVKLAGDINTWQKEIKKLRPVDALDYIWEQSGLQGFYNEQKDKDKRLKSIEVLRDVFQTRDDAERPAETVLRELINYAALTRDINFLGVDSGKVPIVTVHQVKGLEFDYVFVVGLNEFKFPMYRSDVAEEKRLFYVALTRAKKRIYLSYSRFDDYNRNLAISPFIGYLDGDYIETI; encoded by the coding sequence ATGAATTTCAATAAAAACCAACAAGAAATAATCGATAACATCAACGGCGCTTATTTAATTTCCGCACCAGTAGGAACGGGAAAGACGACTGTTCTGACCGAGCGGATTATTAAGGCTTTGGATTCTGGTGTGAAGCCGGAGGAGGTTTTGTGTTTGACTTTTACGAATCGGGCGGCGGAGGAGATGCGGGCGCGAATTAAAAAAAGAATCGGGGAGAAGGGGGTGTTCGAGCAATTGTTTATCGGCACTTTTCATGCCTTTTGTGTTTATTTTATCAAGGCGGAGGCGAAGCAGATTGGGGTGGGGGCGGATTTTGTAATCCTTGACGAGGATGAGCAGTTTGAGATTTTTAAAAATATTTTAGACAAGAAAGAGAATGTGATGCTCCTGGGCAAGAATGAGAAGCGGGAGACTTTGGATTTGATTGAGCGGATTTATAAGCGACGCTTGGCGCGCTTGGAGATTATGATTGGTTGTCAGGTGCCGGCCGTGGAAGAGGATCGGAATTTGGATGAGTTGGAACAGATGTATATTCAAGAGTTGGAAAACCAGAATGCCTTTGATTTTAACGAGTTGGTCTTGCTGACTTTACGGTCTTTGTATTTTGATATACGTTTGAAAAATAAATGGGCGCAGAAGTTTAAGTTGATTCAGTTGGATGAGTTTCAAGATACGCATTTGTCGGAGTATTTGGTGATTAAAGAATTAGCAAAGCAACATAAGAATGTGGCATTAATCGGCGACTTGGATCAGACAATTTATTCTTGGCGTGGGAGTGAGCCGTTTTTTATTGCCAGTCTGTTTAAATCACATTTTGCACCAGTAACTGAGATGCACCTGGAAATGAACTATCGTTTTGACCAGAATATTTTGGCGGCGATAAAAAGTTTCTTAACTAGCATGGAAGGACGGACGACGAAGAATATTGAGAGTGACCGATTGGATGATGGTGAGAAAAAATGTATCAAGGTTTTTGGAGGCTATAATCTGGCTGAAGAAGCGGGTTGGGTGATTGATCGGATTAAGAACATTCGGGAAGAAGATGAAGGCGCAAGCGTGGCGGTGTTGGCACGCTCGAATTTTGTGATAAATAAATTGGCTGATGTTTTTACGGAAAAAAAGATGGCGCACATGACGGTTGATAAATATGATTTTTTCCGCCGCCAAGAAGTGAAGGATGTCTTTGCGTATTTGAAAATTTTGTTTAATAAATATGATCTCGAAAGTGCGTATCGCATTGTGACGCGACCAGCGCGCAATATTGGTGAGGTGACCTTGAAGAAAATCCGTGAAGAGGGTGGCGCTTCAGGACTACGCGTGTCGGACTTTTTGGATTTTAAAAATTTTAATTATCCGGAACCATTTTCTAATTTGATTAATAAATGGGAGAAGGGGCGTTTGATTGTGCTTGATACCGAAACAACTGGCATCAATCCTTTGCGCGATGAGGTGATTCAGATTTATGCGACCGAAGTGGTTGATGGTAAACTGGGCAAGGATTTTGAATTTCTTTTGAAAAATACCAAGCCGGTTGGACTCTCTGGTGAAGTGCACGGCTTTACCGATGAGTATTTGGCTGAGAAAGGCCGTGATCCGAAAGAAGTATTGCAAGAGTTGAAAGATTTTATTGGTAATGACATTACCATTGGACATAATGTTAATTTTGACTTGTCGATGTTGTTGGAAAATGGCAAGCGTCATGATGTCTTATTTGAATTCAAAGAATATTATGACACGCTTGATTTGGCGCGACGCTTGGTTGAGAGTGAGAATTATAAATTGGGGACACTGGTAAAAAAATTCGGTTTGAGCCAGGCGACGCATGATGCCAAGGATGACGTGTTGGCGACGGTTGGCTTGTTGGAGGTGTTGGTGGGGAAATTGATGGTGAGTCGCACCGAGCGCGCGACTTTATTTGCGAAATTTTCCGGCAAATTTGTTAAGTTGGCTGGTGATATAAATACTTGGCAAAAAGAAATAAAAAAATTGCGTCCGGTTGACGCGCTTGATTATATCTGGGAACAGAGCGGTTTGCAAGGATTTTATAATGAACAAAAGGATAAAGATAAACGTTTGAAGTCGATTGAAGTTTTGCGTGATGTTTTTCAAACCAGAGACGACGCTGAACGACCAGCAGAGACTGTCTTGCGTGAGCTGATTAACTATGCCGCCTTGACGCGCGATATTAATTTCCTCGGCGTGGATAGTGGCAAGGTGCCAATTGTGACCGTGCATCAAGTTAAAGGTTTAGAATTTGATTACGTCTTTGTCGTTGGCCTGAACGAATTTAAGTTTCCGATGTATCGCTCGGATGTGGCTGAAGAAAAACGATTATTTTATGTGGCGCTGACGCGGGCAAAGAAAAGAATTTATTTGTCATACAGTCGCTTTGATGATTACAATCGTAATCTCGCGATTAGTCCTTTTATTGGATATTTGGATGGGGACTATATTGAGACGATATAA
- the rpsG gene encoding 30S ribosomal protein S7, with protein MRGKQAPKREIEGDIKYNDTDISKFINYIMQRGKKTVAQGIVYDAFEIIKDKTKQDPRHVFNKALKKIMPLLEVRGKRVGGANYQVPFQVRGERRFSLGCNWLIEAAKDRKGKPMNVKLADEILAASAGEGAAVRKREAVHRMAEANKAFAHFAR; from the coding sequence ATGCGTGGAAAACAAGCACCAAAAAGAGAAATAGAAGGCGATATTAAGTATAATGATACTGATATTTCTAAATTCATCAATTATATCATGCAAAGAGGCAAGAAAACTGTCGCGCAAGGTATTGTTTACGATGCTTTTGAAATTATCAAAGATAAAACCAAACAAGATCCAAGACACGTCTTTAACAAGGCTTTGAAGAAAATCATGCCTTTATTGGAGGTTCGCGGCAAGCGCGTTGGTGGTGCAAACTACCAAGTTCCTTTTCAAGTAAGAGGTGAAAGAAGATTTTCTTTGGGTTGCAACTGGTTGATCGAGGCCGCTAAGGATAGAAAGGGTAAACCGATGAACGTAAAATTGGCTGACGAAATTTTGGCAGCATCTGCTGGCGAAGGCGCAGCAGTTCGAAAGAGAGAGGCTGTACATAGAATGGCTGAAGCTAACAAGGCTTTTGCTCACTTTGCAAGATAA
- the rpsJ gene encoding 30S ribosomal protein S10 yields the protein MTAEKKSKKETGEKDDSKQKIRIKIKAFDHKIIDQSTKTIIDTVNRSGASVFGPIPLPVEKKRYTVNRSTFVHKTARDQYEIRTHKRLIDIIDPTPKTIEDLTSLSLPAGVDIEIKM from the coding sequence ATGACAGCAGAAAAAAAATCCAAAAAAGAAACAGGCGAGAAAGATGATTCTAAACAAAAAATTAGAATCAAGATTAAGGCCTTTGATCATAAGATCATTGACCAGTCAACAAAGACAATTATTGACACCGTGAACAGAAGCGGTGCTAGCGTTTTTGGTCCTATTCCACTTCCAGTGGAAAAAAAGAGATACACTGTGAATCGATCAACTTTCGTTCACAAGACAGCTAGAGATCAATATGAAATCAGAACTCACAAGAGACTGATTGATATTATTGACCCTACGCCAAAGACTATCGAGGATTTGACAAGTCTAAGCTTACCAGCCGGTGTTGATATTGAAATAAAGATGTAA
- a CDS encoding 50S ribosomal protein L28: MATKCEICGRGPQKDAQRSHSNIKTIKRQYINLQSKKIDGKKTDVCTKCIKTINKE, from the coding sequence ATGGCTACAAAATGTGAAATATGCGGACGTGGGCCGCAAAAAGATGCTCAGAGATCACACTCAAATATCAAAACTATCAAGCGCCAATATATTAATTTGCAAAGCAAGAAAATTGACGGCAAAAAAACTGATGTTTGTACTAAATGTATCAAGACTATCAATAAAGAATAA
- the tuf gene encoding elongation factor Tu, with product MAEKFERNKPHLNVGTIGHVDHGKTTLTAAILKVAAANGLMSSHKDVDQIDAAPEEKARGITIATAHVEYESTLRHYAHVDCPGHADYVKNMITGAAQMDGAVLVVAATDGPMPQTREHILLARQVGIGHIVVFLNKCDMVEDQELIDLVEEEIRDLLKKYEFDGDNTRIIRGSALKALENPTGEYGLKVMELLTALDEAIPEPVRDTDKTFLMPIEDVFSIEGRGTVVTGRIERGILKVGDECEIVGLMDTKKTVVTGIEMFNKQLDSGMAGDNAGVLLRGTKKNEVERGQVLAKTGTVTPHTEFEAEVYILSKEEGGRHKPFFKGYKPQFYIRTTDVTGEVELPEGTEMVMPGDTINFKVKLISPIALEEKMRFAIREGGRTVGAGVVVKVIK from the coding sequence ATGGCAGAAAAATTCGAACGCAACAAGCCACATCTTAATGTGGGAACAATTGGTCACGTTGACCACGGTAAAACAACATTAACAGCCGCTATCTTGAAGGTGGCAGCCGCTAATGGTTTGATGTCATCTCACAAGGATGTAGATCAAATTGACGCAGCGCCGGAAGAAAAAGCTCGTGGTATTACTATCGCGACAGCTCACGTTGAATATGAATCAACATTGAGACATTATGCTCACGTAGATTGTCCTGGTCACGCTGACTATGTAAAGAACATGATTACTGGTGCCGCTCAAATGGACGGTGCAGTATTGGTAGTAGCCGCAACAGACGGACCTATGCCTCAAACAAGAGAGCACATCCTTTTGGCTAGACAAGTTGGTATCGGTCACATCGTAGTATTTTTGAACAAATGCGATATGGTTGAAGACCAAGAATTGATCGACCTTGTGGAAGAAGAAATCAGAGACTTGTTGAAGAAATATGAATTTGACGGTGATAATACAAGAATCATCAGAGGTTCAGCTTTGAAAGCTCTTGAAAATCCAACAGGTGAATACGGTTTGAAAGTAATGGAATTGTTGACTGCTTTAGACGAAGCTATTCCAGAACCAGTTCGTGATACTGATAAAACATTCTTAATGCCTATTGAAGACGTCTTCTCAATCGAAGGTCGTGGTACAGTAGTTACAGGTAGAATTGAAAGAGGTATTTTGAAAGTTGGTGATGAATGTGAAATCGTTGGTTTGATGGATACAAAGAAAACAGTGGTAACTGGTATCGAAATGTTTAACAAGCAGTTAGACAGTGGTATGGCTGGTGACAATGCTGGTGTATTACTTCGTGGTACAAAGAAAAATGAAGTTGAGCGTGGACAAGTTTTGGCTAAAACTGGAACTGTAACACCTCACACTGAATTTGAAGCTGAAGTTTACATTTTGTCAAAAGAAGAAGGCGGTAGACACAAGCCATTCTTCAAGGGTTACAAGCCTCAATTCTATATCAGAACAACTGATGTTACTGGTGAAGTAGAATTGCCAGAAGGAACTGAAATGGTAATGCCTGGTGATACTATCAACTTCAAGGTGAAACTTATTTCTCCAATTGCTTTGGAAGAAAAAATGAGATTCGCTATTCGTGAAGGTGGTAGAACAGTAGGTGCCGGTGTAGTAGTTAAAGTAATTAAGTAA
- a CDS encoding pesticidal protein Cry7Aa — MLEVKKEGVILRPTNLEFENKSVFNPGILQEGNTVHMVYRAIDENNKSCLGYARLEGPMKVVERWTKPFMYPHFNYEKMGIEDPRLVKINDLVYMTYVVHDGKNAMTAYSSGKDLFHLKKGGIISPQLSYNRVGKLFGFSKLKDDYYTFKSYYTDYVGEDVTVWDKDGFFFPEKIKNKYVFMHRILPDTQIAPAKHIYFLKTKEYWERNIKQLSKFVVLEPEQGWENRHVGGGCPPIRTKYGWLLIYHGVGESNDGRIYSAGACILKIDNPTHVIARLPKPFMVPTKKYETNGTVSDVTFPTGTAIFDDRLYIYYGTADTNIAVASVNLDEFLEEIMKYPVVD, encoded by the coding sequence ATGCTAGAAGTCAAAAAAGAAGGAGTTATACTCAGACCAACAAACCTGGAATTCGAAAACAAATCAGTTTTTAATCCCGGCATTCTCCAAGAGGGCAATACCGTACACATGGTCTATCGCGCCATTGATGAAAATAATAAGTCCTGTCTTGGTTATGCGCGTCTTGAAGGACCGATGAAGGTTGTTGAACGCTGGACCAAGCCTTTTATGTATCCTCATTTCAACTACGAAAAAATGGGCATTGAAGATCCGCGCTTGGTCAAAATAAACGATTTAGTTTATATGACCTATGTCGTGCATGATGGTAAAAATGCCATGACTGCTTATTCCTCGGGTAAGGATTTATTCCACCTCAAAAAAGGAGGCATCATTTCGCCACAGCTTTCCTATAACCGCGTGGGTAAATTATTCGGCTTCAGTAAATTAAAAGACGACTATTATACTTTTAAATCATACTACACTGACTACGTCGGCGAAGACGTAACAGTCTGGGACAAAGACGGTTTTTTCTTTCCGGAAAAAATCAAAAACAAATATGTTTTCATGCATCGCATTTTACCTGACACTCAGATTGCGCCTGCCAAACATATTTATTTTTTAAAAACCAAAGAATATTGGGAAAGAAATATCAAACAACTTTCCAAGTTCGTCGTCCTCGAACCAGAACAAGGTTGGGAAAATCGCCATGTTGGTGGTGGCTGTCCACCAATCCGAACTAAATATGGTTGGTTACTCATTTACCACGGTGTTGGCGAATCAAATGACGGCCGCATCTATAGCGCCGGCGCTTGTATTCTCAAAATCGATAATCCAACTCACGTCATTGCCCGTCTCCCAAAACCATTTATGGTGCCAACTAAGAAGTATGAAACAAACGGCACAGTGAGCGATGTCACCTTTCCTACCGGCACTGCCATCTTTGACGATCGTCTCTATATCTATTACGGCACTGCTGATACCAATATCGCGGTTGCCTCTGTAAACTTGGATGAATTCTTAGAAGAAATTATGAAATATCCAGTTGTTGATTAA
- the fusA gene encoding elongation factor G, giving the protein MSREYSLEKTRNIGIMAHIDAGKTTFTERVLFYTGKKHKIGETHDGAADMDWMEQEKERGITITSAATTCFWKDNRINIIDTPGHVDFTVEVERSLRVLDGAVAVFDGSAGVEPQSETVWRQADKYNVPRLCFVNKMDKMGGDFFMSLDSIRDRLNDKAVAIQLPIGAEDTMRGIVDLVTLKGYEFKGASGEQIIEIPIPDDMQEVVKKFREEMLDRVVECDDALMEKYLGGEEVTIDELKRAIRKGVLGNMIYPVLAGTALQNIGVQFALDAVVDYLPSPLDVPPIVATDPNDAEHEIEVTAKDDAPFAALAFKIATDPFVGKLCFVRVYSGVLQSGSYVYNSSNGKRERIGRLVRMHANSREEIKEVHSGDIAAVIGLKETITGHTLCNEDKKLVLESITFPEPVIKIAVEPKTKVDQEKMGTALQKLAEEDPTFRVETDEETNQTLISGMGELHLDIIVDRMRREFGVEANIGKPQVSYRETIRTTGEGEGKHVKQSGGRGQYGHCYLRLEPAGAGVGNSFVDETKGGSIPREFIPAIDKGVKEALGRGVIAGFPMVDVKVAVTDGSYHDVDSSEAAFKMAAILGFREAAKNAGAVLLEPIMKVEVVTPEEYMGNIVGDLNSRRGQVDRMEDRAKSKVIDAKVPLSSMFGYATELRSMSQGRAAYSMEFLHYSEAPKHIVAEIAGEKEKEKK; this is encoded by the coding sequence ATGTCTCGAGAATACTCATTGGAAAAAACAAGAAATATAGGAATCATGGCGCACATCGATGCTGGTAAAACTACTTTTACTGAGCGTGTGCTTTTTTATACTGGTAAAAAACATAAAATTGGTGAAACTCATGACGGTGCTGCCGACATGGATTGGATGGAACAAGAAAAAGAGCGTGGTATTACAATTACCTCAGCGGCTACAACTTGTTTCTGGAAAGACAATCGTATCAATATTATCGACACTCCTGGTCACGTGGACTTTACTGTAGAGGTAGAGCGTTCTTTGCGTGTGCTTGATGGTGCTGTGGCTGTATTTGACGGATCTGCTGGTGTAGAGCCACAATCTGAAACAGTATGGAGACAAGCAGACAAGTATAATGTGCCAAGACTTTGTTTTGTAAATAAAATGGACAAGATGGGTGGTGATTTCTTTATGAGCTTGGACTCTATTCGAGATAGATTGAATGATAAGGCTGTGGCAATTCAATTGCCAATCGGTGCCGAAGACACTATGCGTGGTATTGTTGATTTAGTAACCTTGAAAGGTTATGAATTTAAGGGCGCTTCTGGTGAACAAATTATAGAAATTCCTATTCCTGATGATATGCAAGAAGTGGTGAAGAAATTTCGTGAAGAAATGCTTGACCGTGTAGTTGAATGCGATGATGCCTTGATGGAGAAATATTTAGGCGGTGAAGAAGTGACTATTGATGAATTGAAAAGAGCAATTAGAAAAGGTGTATTGGGTAATATGATTTACCCGGTATTAGCTGGAACAGCTTTGCAAAATATTGGTGTACAGTTTGCACTTGATGCGGTAGTTGATTACTTGCCATCTCCACTTGACGTGCCACCAATCGTAGCGACTGATCCAAATGATGCTGAACATGAGATTGAAGTAACAGCCAAGGATGATGCGCCTTTTGCGGCTTTAGCATTTAAAATTGCGACTGATCCGTTTGTGGGTAAATTATGCTTTGTGCGTGTTTACAGTGGCGTTTTACAATCCGGTTCTTATGTTTACAACTCTTCTAATGGTAAGAGAGAAAGAATTGGTCGCTTGGTAAGAATGCACGCTAACTCAAGAGAAGAAATTAAAGAAGTGCACTCTGGTGACATTGCAGCTGTAATCGGTTTAAAAGAAACAATTACTGGTCATACTTTATGTAATGAAGATAAGAAATTGGTTTTGGAGTCAATTACATTCCCAGAGCCAGTTATTAAGATTGCGGTTGAACCAAAGACAAAAGTTGATCAAGAAAAAATGGGAACAGCTTTACAAAAACTGGCTGAAGAAGATCCAACATTCCGTGTTGAAACAGATGAGGAAACAAATCAAACTTTGATTTCCGGTATGGGTGAATTACATTTGGATATTATCGTAGATAGAATGAGACGCGAATTTGGCGTTGAAGCAAATATTGGTAAACCACAAGTATCATATAGAGAAACAATTAGAACTACTGGCGAGGGTGAGGGTAAGCACGTGAAGCAATCCGGTGGACGTGGTCAGTATGGTCATTGTTATCTTCGTCTTGAACCAGCTGGAGCTGGTGTTGGCAACAGCTTTGTTGATGAAACAAAGGGTGGTTCTATTCCTCGTGAATTTATTCCGGCAATTGATAAGGGTGTGAAAGAAGCTTTGGGTCGCGGTGTTATCGCTGGCTTTCCAATGGTTGATGTGAAGGTGGCCGTTACTGACGGTTCTTACCATGATGTGGATTCATCTGAAGCAGCGTTTAAGATGGCGGCGATTCTAGGGTTTAGAGAAGCGGCGAAGAACGCAGGTGCAGTATTATTGGAACCAATCATGAAAGTAGAAGTAGTAACTCCGGAAGAATATATGGGTAACATTGTGGGTGATTTGAATTCAAGACGTGGTCAAGTTGATAGAATGGAAGATAGAGCCAAGAGCAAGGTAATCGACGCGAAAGTGCCATTGTCTTCGATGTTTGGTTATGCAACTGAGCTTCGCTCAATGAGTCAAGGACGCGCTGCTTATTCTATGGAATTCTTGCATTATTCAGAAGCACCGAAGCACATTGTGGCTGAGATTGCTGGTGAGAAGGAAAAGGAGAAGAAATAA
- a CDS encoding site-2 protease family protein: MEIAIFQIIVLIFSAIFHEYMHGWMANELGDSTAKDAGRLTMNPLSHIDPVGSVLLPAVLVMTGSPFVFGWAKPVPFNPYNLSDKKYGAAKVAIAGPLGNLMIAIFFGLVLRFFPIASMAMVSFMQLIVYINLLLMVFNLVPIPPMDGSKVLMPFLPYNWQVKYASLERYGMMLVLFFVMFGFQLIIPVIEFLFKLIVGI; encoded by the coding sequence ATGGAAATTGCTATATTTCAAATCATTGTTTTGATATTTTCCGCTATCTTTCACGAATATATGCATGGGTGGATGGCGAATGAGTTGGGGGACTCGACAGCTAAGGACGCTGGTCGTTTGACCATGAACCCTTTGTCACATATTGATCCAGTCGGCTCAGTGCTTTTGCCGGCGGTTTTGGTGATGACTGGCTCTCCATTTGTGTTTGGTTGGGCTAAACCAGTGCCATTTAATCCTTATAATCTAAGCGATAAAAAATATGGCGCTGCCAAGGTGGCGATAGCCGGACCATTGGGAAATCTTATGATAGCGATATTTTTTGGCCTAGTGTTGCGTTTTTTCCCGATTGCCTCAATGGCCATGGTGAGTTTTATGCAATTGATAGTTTATATTAATCTTTTGTTAATGGTGTTTAATCTTGTGCCGATACCACCAATGGACGGATCCAAGGTCTTAATGCCGTTTTTGCCATATAATTGGCAGGTAAAATATGCCAGTCTGGAAAGATACGGCATGATGTTGGTTTTATTTTTTGTGATGTTTGGTTTTCAGTTGATTATTCCGGTGATTGAGTTTTTGTTCAAGTTGATAGTTGGGATTTAA
- the rplC gene encoding 50S ribosomal protein L3: protein MKFIIGKKQEMTQLWKNDKVVAVTLVKAEPNIVVQVKNEATDGYSALQMGFGVRKEKNIKKPQLGHMKGLGSFAKLREFRTEGVEAKKGDVVGVETFQEGDIIQVTANSKGKGFQGVVKRHGFKGQIKTHGTKDQVRMPGSIGAKGPAHVFKGTRMGGRMGGKRITTSNLEIIKVDIENNILYIKGAVPGAINGLVMIKGKGELKFIEEKTVPVEEKVEEKVEEKVEEVVEEKVVEVKEEVKAEEVVKAEENIEQVVIEAGKKIEDEEASK from the coding sequence ATGAAATTTATTATAGGTAAAAAACAAGAAATGACTCAACTTTGGAAGAATGACAAAGTTGTTGCAGTAACCTTAGTTAAGGCTGAACCAAACATTGTAGTTCAAGTAAAAAATGAAGCTACTGATGGTTATTCAGCATTGCAAATGGGTTTTGGCGTTCGCAAAGAAAAGAATATCAAGAAACCACAATTAGGTCATATGAAGGGCTTGGGCAGTTTTGCTAAACTTCGTGAGTTCAGAACTGAAGGCGTAGAAGCTAAGAAGGGTGATGTGGTTGGCGTTGAAACATTTCAAGAAGGTGATATTATCCAAGTAACTGCTAACTCCAAAGGAAAAGGTTTTCAAGGTGTAGTAAAGAGACATGGTTTCAAAGGTCAGATTAAGACTCATGGTACTAAGGATCAAGTTAGAATGCCTGGCTCGATTGGTGCTAAAGGCCCTGCTCATGTATTTAAAGGTACAAGAATGGGAGGTCGCATGGGTGGCAAGAGAATTACAACTAGCAATTTGGAAATTATCAAAGTTGATATTGAAAATAATATTTTATACATCAAGGGTGCTGTACCAGGAGCAATTAACGGCTTGGTAATGATTAAGGGCAAAGGTGAATTAAAATTTATTGAAGAGAAGACTGTTCCAGTTGAAGAAAAGGTTGAAGAAAAGGTTGAAGAAAAAGTTGAAGAGGTGGTTGAAGAGAAAGTGGTGGAAGTTAAGGAAGAGGTTAAGGCTGAAGAAGTAGTAAAAGCTGAAGAAAATATTGAACAAGTAGTAATTGAAGCTGGCAAAAAAATTGAAGACGAAGAAGCTTCAAAATAA
- the rplD gene encoding 50S ribosomal protein L4 yields the protein MSIKTKLYNQKAETVGEIELSENIFGVKTNNDLIHQAYVAQLGNERQVLAHTKTKGEVRGGGKKPWRQKGTGRARSGSSRSPIWIGGGVTFGPLKDRNFKKEINKKMKQKAMFMVLSDRMASEAMAILDEVKMSEFKTKTFNEIVGNMEEKAMKKIENKRRSVLIIDSSNDDKVKYSGRNLVGVKIINLDNINIFDLLKYRNLIITKASVEKMEITYKK from the coding sequence ATGTCCATTAAGACTAAATTATACAATCAAAAAGCAGAAACAGTTGGCGAGATTGAGTTGAGTGAAAATATCTTTGGTGTAAAAACCAATAATGATTTGATTCACCAAGCTTATGTTGCACAGTTAGGAAATGAAAGACAAGTTTTGGCACATACCAAGACAAAAGGAGAAGTTCGCGGTGGTGGTAAAAAACCATGGCGACAAAAGGGAACTGGTCGTGCTCGTTCTGGTTCAAGTCGTTCACCGATTTGGATTGGCGGTGGTGTTACTTTTGGTCCCTTGAAAGATAGAAATTTCAAAAAAGAAATCAATAAGAAAATGAAGCAAAAAGCGATGTTCATGGTTTTGTCTGATAGAATGGCAAGCGAAGCAATGGCAATTTTGGATGAAGTGAAAATGAGCGAATTTAAGACTAAAACTTTTAATGAGATTGTTGGTAACATGGAAGAAAAGGCAATGAAGAAAATCGAGAATAAGAGAAGAAGTGTATTAATTATTGATTCTAGCAACGATGATAAGGTGAAATACTCTGGCCGCAATTTGGTCGGTGTGAAGATTATCAATTTGGACAACATCAATATTTTCGATTTATTAAAATATCGAAATTTGATTATTACCAAAGCATCGGTTGAGAAAATGGAAATAACTTATAAGAAATAA